One region of Streptomyces subrutilus genomic DNA includes:
- a CDS encoding ABC transporter permease/substrate binding protein gives MPRLHVGAWVDSGVDYLQSHLSWLFDAISTVVTGLYDGIDAVLSAPAPLLFAGILAVGAWWLRGLLAGLLAFAGFALVDSVGLWSEAMSTLSLVLVATLVTLAFAVPLGIWASRSDRVSALLRPVLDFMQTMPAMVYLIPGIIFFGVGVVPGIIATIIFSLPPGVRMTELGIRQVDPELVEAADAFGTAPRDTLVRVQLPLALPTIMAGVNQVIMLGLSMVVIAGMVGGGGLGGAVYRAIGNVDIGLGFEAGISIVILAMYLDRMTGALGRQVSPLGRRALAKARSAATGAAKVWNHRPQPAYAIAGAVALALVAGGLGTFGGSAAKEGPAGAADIGKGRTLSVGYIPWDEGIASTFLWKELLERRGFKVDARQLEAGALYTGLAGGQLDFQTDSWLPVTHAQYWEKYGNKLEDLGSWYGPTSLELSVPSYVKDVRSLADLKGKSAQFKGRIIGIEPSAGVMSILKDKVLKEYGLEGEYQVVDGSTPGMLAELKRAYDKKEPVVTVLWSPHWAYSSYELTKLEDPKGAWGKGDGIHTLARKGFAADEPEVARWLSSFKLTEQQLTSLEAKIQDTGKGKEQQAVRAWLAENPEVDQPA, from the coding sequence CGCCTGGTGGCTGCGCGGACTCCTCGCGGGCCTGCTGGCCTTCGCGGGCTTCGCCCTCGTCGACTCCGTCGGCCTGTGGTCCGAGGCCATGTCCACGCTGTCCCTGGTCCTGGTCGCCACCCTCGTCACGCTGGCCTTCGCCGTCCCGCTCGGCATCTGGGCCTCGCGCTCGGACCGGGTCAGCGCGCTCCTGCGGCCCGTCCTGGACTTCATGCAGACCATGCCGGCCATGGTCTACCTGATCCCCGGCATCATCTTCTTCGGGGTCGGCGTGGTGCCCGGCATCATCGCGACCATCATCTTCTCGCTGCCGCCGGGCGTCCGGATGACCGAGCTCGGCATCCGCCAGGTGGACCCGGAACTGGTCGAGGCGGCCGACGCCTTCGGCACCGCGCCGCGCGACACCCTGGTCCGCGTCCAGCTGCCGCTCGCCCTGCCGACCATCATGGCGGGGGTCAACCAGGTCATCATGCTGGGCCTGTCCATGGTGGTCATCGCGGGCATGGTCGGCGGTGGCGGCCTCGGCGGAGCCGTCTACCGCGCCATCGGCAACGTCGACATCGGCCTCGGTTTCGAGGCGGGCATCTCGATCGTCATCCTCGCCATGTACCTCGACCGGATGACCGGGGCGCTCGGCCGCCAGGTCTCCCCGCTCGGCCGTCGCGCGCTCGCCAAGGCCCGGTCCGCCGCCACCGGCGCGGCCAAGGTGTGGAACCACCGGCCCCAGCCCGCCTACGCCATCGCCGGGGCCGTCGCGCTCGCCCTCGTCGCCGGCGGCCTGGGCACCTTCGGCGGCTCGGCTGCCAAGGAGGGACCGGCCGGAGCCGCGGACATCGGCAAGGGCCGCACGCTCTCCGTCGGCTACATCCCCTGGGACGAGGGCATCGCCTCCACCTTCCTGTGGAAGGAGCTCCTGGAACGGCGCGGCTTCAAGGTCGACGCCCGCCAGCTCGAGGCCGGCGCGCTCTACACCGGCCTGGCCGGCGGCCAGCTGGACTTCCAGACCGACTCCTGGCTGCCCGTCACCCACGCCCAGTACTGGGAGAAGTACGGGAACAAACTGGAGGACCTCGGCTCCTGGTACGGCCCCACCTCGCTGGAGCTGTCCGTGCCCTCGTACGTGAAGGACGTGCGCTCGCTCGCCGACCTGAAGGGCAAGTCCGCCCAGTTCAAGGGCCGCATCATCGGCATCGAGCCGAGCGCGGGCGTCATGTCGATCCTGAAGGACAAGGTCCTGAAGGAGTACGGCCTCGAAGGCGAGTACCAGGTCGTCGACGGCTCCACGCCCGGCATGCTCGCCGAGCTCAAGCGGGCCTACGACAAGAAGGAGCCCGTCGTCACCGTGCTGTGGTCCCCGCACTGGGCCTACTCCTCGTACGAGCTGACCAAGCTGGAGGACCCGAAGGGGGCCTGGGGCAAGGGCGACGGCATCCACACCCTGGCCCGCAAGGGCTTCGCCGCCGACGAGCCCGAGGTGGCGCGCTGGCTGAGCTCCTTCAAGCTCACCGAGCAGCAGCTGACCAGCCTGGAGGCGAAGATCCAGGACACCGGCAAGGGCAAGGAGCAGCAGGCGGTCCGCGCCTGGCTGGCCGAGAACCCCGAGGTCGACCAGCCGGCCTGA